In Paractinoplanes brasiliensis, the following proteins share a genomic window:
- a CDS encoding response regulator transcription factor, which produces MILGVGDAAMVRRCGRKDQATARVAVVDPLPIYREGVVTVLAAAGHRTETPEDVVEWAAQPASALVLLTMAGAPQWRLLARMREVRSVPPIVALMDAASPWEGVRAVRAGARSVLPRDVAPDSLRLTVEATMNGQSVLPAAVAGLLAAGPVAEAETFPHDRIGWLSQLAAGVTVAHLAAEAGYSERAMFRLLTRLYREMGVNNRMEAIMRARDRGWI; this is translated from the coding sequence ATGATCCTTGGGGTCGGAGACGCGGCCATGGTCCGACGCTGCGGGAGAAAGGATCAGGCCACGGCACGTGTTGCGGTCGTCGATCCCCTGCCGATCTACCGGGAGGGCGTCGTTACCGTGCTCGCCGCGGCCGGCCACCGCACAGAGACACCGGAAGACGTCGTCGAGTGGGCAGCCCAGCCCGCGTCCGCCCTAGTGCTGTTGACAATGGCCGGCGCGCCGCAATGGCGGCTTCTCGCCCGCATGCGTGAGGTCCGGAGCGTGCCGCCTATCGTGGCCTTGATGGATGCAGCCTCCCCATGGGAGGGCGTTCGCGCCGTCCGGGCCGGCGCGCGCTCCGTCCTGCCACGCGACGTCGCACCGGACTCACTTCGGCTCACCGTGGAGGCCACCATGAACGGTCAGTCGGTGCTTCCGGCCGCGGTGGCCGGGCTCCTTGCCGCCGGTCCCGTGGCGGAGGCGGAAACCTTCCCACACGACCGAATCGGCTGGCTTAGCCAGTTGGCGGCGGGGGTGACCGTGGCCCACCTGGCCGCTGAGGCAGGCTATTCGGAGCGAGCAATGTTCCGGCTGCTGACCAGGCTGTACCGGGAAATGGGTGTGAACAACCGCATGGAGGCCATCATGCGGGCCCGCGACCGCGGCTGGATTTAG